A stretch of Oncorhynchus mykiss isolate Arlee chromosome 12, USDA_OmykA_1.1, whole genome shotgun sequence DNA encodes these proteins:
- the LOC110538354 gene encoding lipoma-preferred partner homolog — translation MQCVQQHSLTRVLQRGEGSWLTHHLTASQNAHPDYSKQTGSLENLPKLDEQEVTLSQGGFTDNLDLSDFIRKTDSGETVIFGRGGTETEGGERKTRHDTLKKPRPPCPPKPTVEEGKLEEAGTWPIQTTETVTVTPDSGSASASPGQPVPAPRRVLDSVPPRPAPRTHPPKAMDSPLVSGYTVDNKTLPNPSRRFGQPSGPCKPKDPPWLELVLSGPWPNLPPAPPPSMPKPPRSGSIPSLRGSWYRAREPPPNPFGEFEDEEADDDYTGEENTMSGAEGQAQPSMVTSQTWCGTSQLAEAASSHCQAHLEDTSREVDKSSIAGADDTVNLPEIANASNVESLAEAGCSLPVSNLAEEPCSIDISESADVGVIANMAEAAGALDVCHLADVGVGESTNLSKAASSLGLSNLAEAKNHKFILLG, via the exons ATGCAGTGTGTGCAGCAGCACTCTCTTACCAGGGTCTTACAAAGAGGGGAGGGAAGTTGGCTCACCCACCACTTGACAGCCAGTCAAAATGCCCACCCCGACTACAGTAAACAAACTGGATCATTAGAGAATCTGCCCAAATTAGATGAGCAGGAGGTGACACTATCTCAAGGTGGATTTACAGACAACCTCGATCTCTCTGATTTTATTAGAAAAACAGACTCAGGTGAGACAGTTATTTTTggaagaggagggacagagacggagggaggtgagagaaagaCAAGGCATGACACACTTAAGAAGCCAAGGCCACCCTGTCCTCCAAAGCCCACTGTAGAAGAGGGAAAGCTTGAAGAAGCAGGGACATGGCCCATTCAGACAACAGAAACTGTCACTGTAACACCAGACAGCGGTTCGGCTTCTGCAAGCCCTGGACAGCCAGTTCCTGCACCCAGACGGGTGTTAGACTCAGTTCCTCCTCGTCCTGCACCCAGAACCCATCCACCTAAAGCCATGGACAGCCCCCTTGTTTCTG gttACACAGTTGATAATAAAACTTTACCCAATCCTTCTCGGAG GTTTGGCCAACCCAGTGGGCCCTGTAAACCCAAAGACCCACCGTGGCTGGAGCTTGTCCTGTCAGGGCCCTGGCCAAATCTTCCCCCTGCCCCGCCCCCTAGTATGCCCAAGCCCCCACGCTCAGGCTCTATACCCTCCCTCAGAGGCAGTTGGTACAGAGCGAGAGAACCCCCTCCCAACCCCTTTGGGGAGTTTGAGGATGAGGAGGCTGATGATGATTACACCGGGGAAGAGAACACAATGAGTGGTGCTGAAGGCCAAGCACAGCCCTCAATGGTAACCAGCCAGACATGGTGTGGTACCAGTCAGTTAGCTGAAGCAGCCAGCTCACATTGCCAAGCTCATTTAGAGGACACATCCAGAGAAGTTGACAAGTCTAGTATTGCTGGAGCGGATGACACAGTAAATTTACCTGAAATTGCTAATGCATCAAATGTAGAAAGTTTAGCTGAAGCAGGATGCTCACTTCCTGTATCTAATTTAGCAGAAGAACCTTGTTCAATTGATATATCTGAGTCAGCTGATGTTGGTGTGATAGCTAACATGGCTGAAGCAGCTGGCGCACTTGAtgtatgtcatttagcagatgttggAGTTGGAGAATCAACCAACTTGTCCAAAGCAGCTAGTTCACTTGGTTTGTCTAATTTGGCTGAAGCTAAAAACCACAAGTTCATCTTACTTGGCTGA
- the LOC110538352 gene encoding DNA-directed RNA polymerases I, II, and III subunit RPABC2 isoform X1 yields MSDNEGDFDDGDFDDAEEDEGLDDLENVEDEDQENVKILPAGEGSQANQKRITTQYMTKYERARVLGTRALQIAMCAPVMVELEGETDPLQIAMKELKCRKIPIIIRRYLPDGSYEDWGCDELIITD; encoded by the exons ATGTCCGACAACGAAGGAGA TTTTGATGATGGAGACTTTGATGACGCTGAAGAGGATGAGGGTTTGGATGACCTGGAAAACGTTGAAGAT GAGGACCAAGAGAATGTGAAGATCCTGCCTGCAGGGGAGGGGTCGCAGGCTAACCAGAAGAGGATCACAACCCAATACATGACCAAATATGAAAGGGCCAGGGTGCTGGGGACACGTGCCCTCCAGATAGC GATGTGTGCCCCAGTCATGgtggagctggagggagagacagacccTCTGCAAATTGCCATGAAAGAGCTAAA GTGCAGGAAGATCCCCATCATCATCCGGCGGTACCTTCCTGATGGCAGTTATGAAGATTGGGGCTGCGACGAGCTCATCATCACAGACTGA
- the LOC110538352 gene encoding DNA-directed RNA polymerases I, II, and III subunit RPABC2 isoform X2, with translation MSDNEGDFDDGDFDDAEEDEGLDDLENVEDDQENVKILPAGEGSQANQKRITTQYMTKYERARVLGTRALQIAMCAPVMVELEGETDPLQIAMKELKCRKIPIIIRRYLPDGSYEDWGCDELIITD, from the exons ATGTCCGACAACGAAGGAGA TTTTGATGATGGAGACTTTGATGACGCTGAAGAGGATGAGGGTTTGGATGACCTGGAAAACGTTGAAGAT GACCAAGAGAATGTGAAGATCCTGCCTGCAGGGGAGGGGTCGCAGGCTAACCAGAAGAGGATCACAACCCAATACATGACCAAATATGAAAGGGCCAGGGTGCTGGGGACACGTGCCCTCCAGATAGC GATGTGTGCCCCAGTCATGgtggagctggagggagagacagacccTCTGCAAATTGCCATGAAAGAGCTAAA GTGCAGGAAGATCCCCATCATCATCCGGCGGTACCTTCCTGATGGCAGTTATGAAGATTGGGGCTGCGACGAGCTCATCATCACAGACTGA
- the LOC110538351 gene encoding transcription factor SOX-10 codes for MSGEEQSLSELEMSPGVSDDGHSLSPGHSSSAAGGGDSPLSGPQPQLTGVGDDALSNVAGGISIKSDEDDDRFPIGIREAVSQVLNGYDWTLVPMPVRVNSSSKSKPHVKRPMNAFMVWAQAARRKLADQYPHLHNAELSKTLGKLWRLLNESDKKPFIEEAERLRKQHKKDYPEYKYQPRRRKNGKPGSGSEADGHSEGEVSHSQSHYKSLHLDVAAHVGGAGSPLADGHHPHTAGQSHSPPTPPTTPKTELQSGKLGDGKREGGGAGSSRGGMGVGAEGGSGSGSGKPHIDFGNMDIGEISHEVMANMEPFDVNEFDQYLPPNGHPGIGQSAGSAAAAGSSASPYAYGISSALAVASGHSAAWLSKQHQQHHASPLGSDPSKAQIKSEAGSGGHFAEASSGGSHVTYTPLSLPHYSSAFPSLASRAQFAEYADHQASGSYYAHSSQASGLYSAFSYMGPTQRPLYTAITDPSSVPQSHSPTHWEQPVYTTLSRP; via the exons ATGTCGGGAGAGGAGCAGAGTTTATCTGAGTTAGAAATGAGTCCAGGGGTCTCGGACGACGGTCACTCCTTGTCACCAGGTCACTCCTCCAGTGCAGCAGGCGGAGGAGACTCCCCCCTGTCCGGTCCGCAGCCCCAGCTAACAGGGGTCGGCGACGACGCCCTATCCAATGTAGCTGGCGGGATTTCCATCAAGTCCGATGAAGACGACGATCGCTTTCCTATTGGTATCCGCGAGGCAGTGAGCCAGGTGCTGAACGGCTACGACTGGACTCTCGTGCCAATGCCTGTGCGTGTAAACTCCAGCAGCAAAAGCAAGCCGCATGTGAAAAGGCCTATGAACGCCTTCATGGTGTGGGCACAGGCCGCACGGAGAAAACTGGCAGACCAGTATCCCCACCTCCACAACGCGGAGCTCAGCAAAACCCTCGGGAAACTATGGAG GCTCTTGAATGAGAGTGATAAGAAGCCTTTCATCGAGGAGGCGGAGAGGCTGAGGAAGCAGCACAAGAAGGACTACCCGGAGTACAAGTACCAGCCACGCCGCCGCAAGAATGGCAAACCCGGCTCCGGCTCTGAAGCTGACGGCCACTCTGAGGGTGAAGTCAGCCATAGCCAATCGCACTACAAGAGCCTCCACCTGGACGTGGCTGCCCACGTCGGGGGGGCGGGGTCTCCTCTGGCTGATGGACACCACCCACATACTGCAG GCCagagccacagccctcctacaccacccaccacccccAAGACGGAGCTCCAGTCTGGGAAGTTGGGCGATGGGAAGCGGGAGGGCGGTGGAGCAGGGAGCTCCCGTGGGGGAATGGGGGTAGGAGCGGAGGGTGGCTCTGGATCAGGGTCAGGCAAACCACACATTGATTTCGGAAACATGGACATCGGTGAGATCAGCCACGAGGTGATGGCCAACATGGAGCCCTTTGATGTGAACGAGTTTGACCAGTACCTGCCACCCAATGGGCACCCGGGGATTGGACAGAGTGCTGGGTCTGCGGCAGCAGCAGGGTCCTCTGCATCTCCCTATGCCTACGGTATCTCCTCTGCCCTGGCCGTGGCCAGTGGACACTCTGCAGCGTGGCTATCCAAGCAGCACCAGCAGCATCATGCCTCACCTCTGGGCTCCGACCCCTCCAAGGCCCAGATTAAGAGTGAGGCCGGCTCGGGGGGACACTTTGCTGAAGCATCCTCAGGGGGTTCCCATGTCACCTACACTCCCCTCAGCCTGCCCCACTACAGCTCTGCTTTCCCCTCGCTGGCCTCCAGGGCCCAGTTTGCAGAATATGCTGACCACCAGGCCTCGGGATCCTACTACGCCCACTCCAGCCAGGCCTCAGGGCTGTACTCTGCCTTCTCTTACATGGGGCCCACGCAGAGGCCCCTGTACACAGCCATCACTGACCCGTCCAGCGTGCCACAGTCACACAGCCCCACGCACTGGGAGCAGCCGGTCTACACCACCCTGTCGCGGCCCTGA